The proteins below come from a single Aegilops tauschii subsp. strangulata cultivar AL8/78 chromosome 6, Aet v6.0, whole genome shotgun sequence genomic window:
- the LOC109764054 gene encoding protein RGF1 INDUCIBLE TRANSCRIPTION FACTOR 1-like — protein sequence MQSSAVRGTPQWLRGLLSEEFFDACAVHPAERKNDKNHFCADCAAALCRHCLPHDPSHNVLQIWKYASCFVVRVDDLKLFDCTGIQSHTVSDHEVVFLNERTARKRSACAENPCAACARPLSSGHDYCSLFCKVKHLGESERGLRCALRVNRKAAAAGEEAAGSEPQNGKRPRASSSKAGPSCGGSSGKRSRKQLAPARSPFC from the exons ATGCAGTCCTCGGCCGTGCGCGGCACCCCGCAGTGGCTGCGTGGCCTGCTGTCGGAGGAATTCTTCGACGCGTGCGCCGTGCACCCGGCGGAGCGCAAGAACGACAAGAACCACTTCTGCGCCGACTGCGCCGCCGCCCTCTGCCGCCACTGCCTCCCCCACGATCCCTCCCACAACGTCCTCCAG ATCTGGAAGTACGCGTCCTGCTTCGTCGTCCGCGTCGACGACCTGAAGCTGTTCGACTGCACAGGCATCCAG TCGCACACGGTGAGCGATCACGAGGTGGTGTTCCTGAACGAGCGCACGGCGAGGAAGCGCTCGGCTTGCGCCGAGAACCCCTGCGCCGCGTGCGCCCGGCCGCTCTCGTCAGGGCACGACTACTGCTCCCTCTTCTGCAAG GTGAAGCATCTGGGGGAGAGCGAGCGGGGGCTGAGATGCGCGTTACGCGTGAACAGGAAGGCGGCGGCCGCGGGTGAGGAGGCTGCCGGGTCGGAGCCGCAGAACGGGAAGCGGCCAAGGGCGTCGTCGTCGAAGGCGGGGCCGAGCTGTGGCGGGTCGTCCGGTAAGCGGAGCCGGAAGCAGCTAGCGCCGGCTCGCTCACCATTCTGTTGA
- the LOC109764053 gene encoding protein INAPERTURATE POLLEN 1 homolog: protein MPRPPPLGRGAPGARRPMRDFFAAWLATLRSPLLPLLRRALSSSPGAWNDPLSSAAAAVEAHFEAHWSALDSAARQDPAQVICAGDWRSPLELPFLWLGDFHPSLLTSLLRSLSPSPRLLASADRVDRRIRAAVPVLSDRLRHAQEVFTSAEVAGGADLEAFLEELKAVALEANRLRRGVLSDLVAAAGGHQAALFLEALSRFVLSMHDPVVLRRFDHCRPSPGIFGKHEAR from the exons ATGCCGAGGCCTCCTCCGCTCGGCCGAGGGGCTCCGGGCGCCAGGCGGCCGATGCGGGACTTCTTCGCCGCCTGGCTCGCCACCCTCCGCTCGCCGCTCCTCCCGTTGCTCCGCCGCGCGCTCTCCTCCTCCCCCGGCGCCTGGAACGACCCATTATcatcggccgccgccgccgtcgaggCCCACTTCGAGGCGCACTGGTCCGCCCTGGACTCGGCCGCCCGCCAGGACCCCGCCCAGGTCATCTGCGCCGGAGATTGGCGGTCGCCCCTGGAGCTCCCCTTCCTCTGGCTCGGCGACTTCCACCCCTCCCTCCTCACCTCCCTTCTCCGATCGCTGTCGCCTTCGCCGCGGCTCCTCGCCTCCGCCGACCGCGTCGACCGCCGAATCCGCGCCGCCGTCCCCGTCCTCTCCGACCGCCTCCGCCACGCCCAGGAGGTCTTCACATCCGCGGAGGTGGCTGGCGGGGCCGACCTGGAGGCGTTCTTGGAGGAGCTCAAGGCCGTCGCCCTCGAGGCTAATCGGCTCCGTCGGGGCGTTCTTTCGGATCTCGTTGCTGCCGCCGGTGGGCACCAGGCGGCGCTCTTCCTCGAAGCTCTGTCGCGCTTCGTGCTCTCCATGCACGACCCGGTGGTGCTCCGCCGCTTCGACCATTGTCGCCCCTCGCCTG GCATCTTTGGGAAGCACGAGGCGCGGTAG